The genomic segment aagaattaatatcatatttttcaaaaattgatgaaattatctatttTAGGGACTAATGTCCAATTTTTCCTGAATCGATGAAATCATATATTATTAAAGATTAATGCCAAATTTTTTAGGGATAATTTGGAAGAGTGTCGCATTCCTCACGACTCCTCGGTTTCACATGCTGAAGcagtgttattaaacccggcccatCCCTGCGGGTTGACACAGGACCCGGCCGACTTGGGAGCTGGACCGGTCCGAATTTGTCAAAAGACCGGTCAGTGCAACAACTCGTTCAAACCTAGTGGGTCAACCCGTGACCTGGGTGACCCAGGTGAgaactagtgtttttttttcaaatgtgggatttgaaacccattggtatatatactttgtgttttcaagaaaaaaattatgtttttttaatgtgtgataaaaaactttttggtttaaatacttcaacttaaaatgataacatagtatctttttaatgtgagatttgaaacccattagtatatatactcaatattcataagaaaaacattatgttttttaaatttaggatttgaaacccattagtatatatactctatgttcacaagaaaaaaaactattttttttcaatgtggcaTTTGAAattcattagtatatatactctatgttcccaaggaaaaagttatcttttttcaatgtggatttgaaacccattaatatatatactttatgttcataagaaaaaaactatgttttttcaatgtgggataaaaaacttttttggtttaaatacttcaacttaaaaacttaacataatatctttttaatgtaggataaatttttttaaaaatattcttttaatcttcattatttacaatatgtataacatatatttacatggattttttcttaattttttcatataaaatattaaaactttaattttttttaatttttccgggttgatCTCGGTTGACCTGGGACGACCTAtgaaacccgggacccggctacttggccgggtcaacccctaggccgggtttaataactatgtgcTAGAGGAGAACTCCCACTGTTGGCTGTTTACTAGTCTGGCCCTCTTCCTGCATTCAATTGCTTTCATTCAATTCCTCTAATAGGCTGTTTATTAGTCTGCTTTCTCATTAACTGGGATATATAGTTTCAATTCCTCTAATAGGCTGTTCACTAGTCTGCTTTCTCATTAATTGGGATATTTAGTGCTTTCGTTAGTCAATTGGGTGTTGCTTTCATTTGACGTGAGAAGCAAGGCGTTCCTCTAATTGCCTGTTTACTATTCTGCTTTCTCGTTAATTGAGATATCTAAGTTAGTCACTTGTGGTTCAAAACAAGGGCATTTGTATATttcattgggttttttttatcagggTGTTTTATttccaaatttataatttaataaatataaataatattaaaaaaatagttgatgaGTGCAGGTGAGTGTATGGGCGGTCTCTGCGCACTTCAGGTGGCGGGTGTAGGGTCATTCGTTGAACAAAGGCCGTCGTGGAAGAGGCAGCGTGTGTGGCAGATAGTTGTTCGGTTTGGTGCTGacaagcttttctttttcttcgcaCTCTCCCCTTGATTTTCGTGTGTGCCCcttcaaaatttcaaagcaCGTTCAATTTGTTATTCCTTCATATTAATTGGTTCCTGTTCTTTTGATTATTGCTTGTTTTGTttggaataatttataaaattgaaattcgTTGACAATTTCATTCCCTTtggttttttcatctttcaaattttgtccctgttcttttaattcttatttttttatttgagatcattttttaatttgatttgttttttacaatagCATCCTccagaaggtttttttttgttttttctataggatttttcacttattttgaaaatgactTGGGATATCTcgagtatttttatttgttttttaatttatttttttcgtttaatttaatttaataaatataagtaTGTGATActcatttcataatattttgaaatacaaaaaaaaaatgtattgggTAGACATCATTTTATTGGCACggataatcattttattaaatacaaaatttattcaaataaaaaattattaaacacaactaGGTACATGCTCTGTGTTGcgatatcaaatattttgatttacattTATCTCTTGATTTTCCTAGTTTAGTGTTTACTTATCATTAACgggtttcttttatatttattaatatagataattttttatttatttaataatctgTATgcgaaataaattttgaattgccaattttttattaaaataaatcatgaaaaacattagaaataaatttaaataattaatattatgcaccgaataatttttcttaaatgcaTTGTGGAGgtaacttttcattttaaagGATATGATAAAGGTGATATTGATCTTTCTTAGACTTAACTAGCTTAATGTCTAAATCTCTAACCAAtgtctatttttaaattttaaattttttaattaataggtggtgaccttttttttctttaattttgaagaatCTCGCATTCATCACAGTGTGATAATTTTGAAGAGTGTCTCGTCTGCTGGACCAGAGTTACATTCAATATTCAATTTTTGGATGAGTGCAGGTCAGTGCATGGACGGTCTCCGCGCACTTTAGGTTATAGacccaattttataatttaatgttttataaatataaataaattataattttataatttgacatTCATTGTCAAATGTCATCGTGGATGAGACGGCGCGTGTGGAAGACGGTTGAGTCAAGAATTTTTCCTGcccaaagttattaaataaatatataaaatttttttaagatcaattattaatttatatacatgaatttttgaagttaacagtaaatttttaattcaaatatattatttaaaatattaaaaaataaatttaaaaatacataaaattgaagtaaaagtaaaaataaactcactattGAAGTTATATCCTTCGATGTTTTGTAgaatataattcatttataatcgAATTTGAATCGATATTGTGATAGCCCCTCAACcaggataaaataacaatctcatgtcaactagaaaaaaaaataattaaattttttccctttctcaATTCATcattccttcacttgattctttctaagattagtgttttataagttggactttataagtttacaaggttattctctcttttttttcttcctttgatttttttttatgttttccctTATGTTTCTGTCTTTCTCtctcgccttttcttttctttctttttctattttgctTCTACTCAGTTGACAACAtataaaaagaaggaagagatgatttattttatttttaatggaaaattaCTATTTTGCCCTTAATGagttattttgcttttatttgacggtccttttttttgttagcactaccaagctctgttcattctaaaattttaatcagattttattcaatatattttaagatctctCATAAAAGTTCACCTCAATTGGATGGTCAGATTGAAAATTACGtccaataacgtaaaactggtcaaattgtgatttttcatcaaatttctgaCTTTATTCAAAAactctgaaattttaactcaagttaaagtatcatattaaaaagcttcacataaatttttagaattgtttgaTAACTTAATCGAGAATTATGATTTTAAGCATCAATTTGATCCTAGTTTAGTTTTTACTTATCATTAACAggtttctttaatatttattagcataaataattcttgatttatttaattatttgtatgcaaaataaattttgaattgccaattttttattaaaataaatcacgaaaatattagaataaatttagataattaatattatgcatggaatattttttcttaaatgcaTTGTGGAGgtaacttttcattttaaagGATGTGATAAGGGTGATATTGATCTTTCTTAGACTTAACTAGCTCAATGTCTAAATCTCTAACCAATgtctatttttaaattctaaagtttttaattaataggtggtgacttttttttctttaattttgaagaCTCTCGCATTCATCACGGCTCGTCTGCTGGACCAGAGTTGCATTCAATATTCAATTGGGTGTTGCTTTCATTTGATGTGAGAAGCAGGACGTTCCTCTGTTTACTAGTCTGCAAATTTTACACTATTTATTAAGTCTGctcatttcataatatttttaaaatatagagtGTTTCTTGCTTACCTCAAATCTCTTGAAAGATACTGAAAAGGTCTTAATTCAACGCATCTCGGCAATGGAGAGTCGTATGCCCAATATTGCTATAATTACCTTCACCCTCGTCATCTTCCTCTATGGCAAGTAGTTTTACAATATTACATATACTAGATTCTTGCATGGAAAACTCTATTATGCATATTATTCACTTTGATTAttctacatatatattttctgtTTGCGTATGCAATATTAACTACTTTTCATTATTCAATGGATTTCGTGAATCCAATAAATTTATCCAGGAGGGAGTTtccagataaaaaagaaaaaagaaaaaaatatattaaaaaaaacatgggttatgttatatttttaaaagaaaaataagtgaattaatacaagattttaaatattgaattatgTTATCTTTGAATCGACCAAGACTTAATCATtgatatcaacaaaaataaatcttgcGCAGCTTGCACGCATGCAGGAGCTCAATCTGTGACTTTCGACTTCACAAACAACTGTCCATACACAGTCTGGCCAGGAACTCTAACGGCTGCTGGCAGTCcgtctttatcttcaactggCTTCACATTGGCAACGGGTGCTTCATCTTCGCTGAGTGTCCCTGTCAATTGGTCTGGCCGCTTGTGGGCCAGAACGCAATGCTCTACAGATGCCTCGGGAAAGTTTGTTTGTGCAACTGCTGACTGTGGCTCTGGTGTCATAGAATGCAATGGAGCCGGTGAGATCCCACCAGCATCCTTGGCAGAATTTACTCTAAGCGGTGATGGTGGGAATGATTTTTACGATATAAGCCTTGTTGATGGCTTTAACATCCCAATTTCGGTAACCCCGCAAGGAGGTTCTACTGGCTGCCCTTCTACAAGCTGTGCAGCTAACGTGAATGCTGTTTGTGATCCTAGTTTAGCAGTGAGAGGTTCAGATGGGACTGTGATTGCCTGCAAGAGTGCGTGTTTGGCATTTAACCAGCCGCAGTACTGCTGCACAGGAGAGTATAATACAGCTGACACATGTCCTCCTACCCAATATTCGATGACTTTCAAGCAGCAGTGTCCTCAAGCTTATAGTTATGCTTATGCTGATAATTCGAGCACGTTTACTTGTCCTAGCGGAGGCAACTATTTGATTACCTTTTGTCCATGATCAAATGTGTGTGGTGGTTCAcaactctttctttttatggaaaGAGTTGGAGGACAACACATTTAATAAATGTTCTTAggataattaataaagaaatggAATAATATCCCTAAAGGATCGATTATCAATTTTTATGCTGTTGTAAATGTTTGGTAAAACTGTCGATTATCAATTTTTACGTAGGTACTTAGCAATCCTTCAACTTATATATGGTCGAATTCTATTCTTGTTGATAATCCTATTCTTTTACGTAGGTACTAAGTAGATGTAGTGTcgaattcaatttcaaaacattgtttttacctCTCTTTTCGGGAGTTAACTTGTCATCAGGTGATAatctttttatatggtttttcattagttttaaaaata from the Populus nigra chromosome 1, ddPopNigr1.1, whole genome shotgun sequence genome contains:
- the LOC133703749 gene encoding thaumatin-like protein 1 isoform X1 gives rise to the protein MESRMPNIAIITFTLVIFLYACTHAGAQSVTFDFTNNCPYTVWPGTLTAAGSPSLSSTGFTLATGASSSLSVPVNWSGRLWARTQCSTDASGKFVCATADCGSGVIECNGAGEIPPASLAEFTLSGDGGNDFYDISLVDGFNIPISVTPQGGSTGCPSTSCAANVNAVCDPSLAVRGSDGTVIACKSACLAFNQPQYCCTGEYNTADTCPPTQYSMTFKQQCPQAYSYAYADNSSTFTCPSGGNYLITFCP
- the LOC133703749 gene encoding thaumatin-like protein 1 isoform X2, with translation MESRMPNIAIITFTLVIFLYGAQSVTFDFTNNCPYTVWPGTLTAAGSPSLSSTGFTLATGASSSLSVPVNWSGRLWARTQCSTDASGKFVCATADCGSGVIECNGAGEIPPASLAEFTLSGDGGNDFYDISLVDGFNIPISVTPQGGSTGCPSTSCAANVNAVCDPSLAVRGSDGTVIACKSACLAFNQPQYCCTGEYNTADTCPPTQYSMTFKQQCPQAYSYAYADNSSTFTCPSGGNYLITFCP